The genomic DNA TGCAAAATGAATGGTTTTTCCATGGTGTATAGCATCACTAGACTTTCTGTAATTCAATACTTTTTTAAGGAATAGCTGCATGTCTTTTTGCGCATCTGTTAAACCTTCACCAGAAAAGGCATTGACAGTATCATCTTGCCAACCTCCAGGAAAATCGGTACGAATTAAACCATGATCACCTGGTTTTGCAAAGTCATTCATTAAAATTTCTGTTCCGTAATATAGTTGCGGAATTCTAGGTAAGCTTAACAAATAACTTAAGGCCATTTTGGTATTAGGCACATCTCCTTTTAATTGTGTAAAAATGCGACTCATATCGTGATTGTCTGGAAACACCATAATATCTTTTGGTGATGCATAGGCAAAATCGTTTGCTAAACCTTCGTATATTTTTACCAATCCTGTGTCCCATTTTTCGGCTTCATTTAAAGCATCCACCGTATTTTTTTGCATGGCAAAATCCATGGTCGACCTTAAATTAGAATCGTAACCATCTTTATTGTCATGCCCTTCTTGCCAATAGGCAATTAACAACGGATTGGTACTCCATTCTTCACCAACAATACTAAAGTTAGGATACTCATTCATGATTGCTCCTGCCCAATTAGACATGAAATTTTTATCTGGATAAGGATAGGTGTCTTGACGAATTCCGCTGAGCTTTAATGTTTCCACCCACCAAATACTATTTTGGATAATATAGTTTGCCATAAACGGATTACGCTGATTTAAATCTGGCATTGTAGGTACAAACCAACCTTCTGCCATTTCTTTTTTATCGCGTTTAGAAGCATATAAATCTTGATTACTCGTACGTCTATGATTAGAATTATTTAATGGTTTGTTATTTTCAAAACTCTCTTGTTGGTTCACCCAATCTTTAAACGGTAAATCTTGCATCCACCAATGTTCGCTTCCGCAATGATTAGCCACTTGGTCCATGATTAAACCTATACCTTTTTCTTTGGCTTTTGTCGCTAATTCTTGGTATTCTTCTAAGCTTCCATAACGTGGGTCTACTTGGTAAAAATCGGTCATGGCATAACCATGATACGACGACCTTGACATATCATTAGTTAATAAAGGACACGGCCAAATTTGAGTAAAACCCATAGCTTCTATATAATCTAAATGCTGAATAATGCCTCGTAAATCACCACCATGACGCGCATAATCATCTTCTCTATTGATGGTTTTTTCCTTTAATCTTTCGTTTATATCATTGGAAGTATCTCCATTTGCAAAACGATCTGGAGTGATTAGATAAATGGCATCTGTACTATCAAAACCTTGATAATCGGAAGCTTCTTTTACACGTGCTTTTACTTCGTAGGTTTGAACCAGTTCCTTTTCTTCATTAAGTTTAAAATGAATATTGAATTGTCCAGCTTTAGCACTTTCAGAAATATTTAAATCTAAAAACAGGTAGTTAGGACTATCTGCTTTATGCACTTTTTCAATGGAAACTCCTGCATAATTTATACTAGGTGTTGCTTCCGAAATGTTAGGATGCTTCACCAATAATTGTACTTGTGTATTATTAAAACCTATCCACCAATGAGGTGGTTCAATACGCTCGATATCGTTTTTTACTTCGGTTACAACTTCAGAGGTTGGTATTTTTTCGGTTTCCTTCTGACAAGAAAAACTAACACTAATTAAAATTACTAATGCTAGTGGAATTAATTTTTTCATCTTAATTAGTGTGTTTAGTTTTAAATTTTCACCAAGTTATTTGGCGATACTGTTATTGGATTATCATTTACAAAAATGTTTAAATCTGTATTTCCTTCTAACTCGAAAGTCGTTTCTGCTTGAGATACATTCACTTTTAAAATTTGATCTCTAAAGTTTACTTTAAACGAATAGGCATCCCATTCTTTAGGAATTCTAGGTTCAAAATTTAGCATATCATTTTTAACACGCATACCACCAAAACCTTCTACAATACTCATCCAGGTTCCAGCCATACTTGTAATGTGTAAACCTTCTTCTACCTCTTTATTATAATCGTCTAAATCTAAACGAGACGTACGTAAATAGAACGTATACGCTTGCTCCATTTGGTCTAACTTAGCAGCTTGAATACTGTGTACACAAGGTGACAATGAGCTTTCGTGTACTGTAAATGGTTCGTAAAAATCGAAATGACGTTTTAATTCTTCGGTTGAAAATTGGTCTTCGAAGAAATAGAACCCTTGTAAAGTATCAGCTTGTTTGATGTAAGGCGAACGTAAAATACGATCCCAACTCCACTTTTGGTTTATTGGTCTATCTTCCTTTGGTAAATCTGCAACCGTAATTAATTCTTTATCTAAAAAGCCATCTTGTTGTAGGTACACTTGGTGTTTTTCAGAATAAGGGAAAAACATATTATCTGCTACTTTTTTCCAAGCTTCTAATTCGTTATCTGTAATTTTTGTTTTTACAGAAACACGTAAATAATCGTCATTATAACCTTCTTTTACTTTTTCTATTTGCTGTAAAGCATAATCAATACACCATTTTGCTAAATAGTTGGTGTAAAAGTTATTATTAATATTGTTTTCGTATTCATTAGGACCTGTAACACCTAAAATAACATACTTATTTTTATCTGTAGAAAAAGTGGCACGTTGTTGCCAAAATCTAGCGATACCAATAAGAACTTCTAATCCCATTTCTGGAATATAGCTGTAATCTCCTGTATAACGATAGTAGTTAAAAATGGCAAATGCGATAGCTCCATTTCTGTGAATTTCTTCAAAGGTAATTTCCCATTCGTTATGGCATTCTTCGCCATTCATGGTTACCATTGGGTACAATGCTGCTCCATTATTGAAACCTAGTTTCTCTGCATTTTCAATCGCTTTTTCTAAATGATTGTAACGATATTGCAGTAAGTTGCGTGCTACTTTTTGATCTTTGGTAGCCATATAAAAAGGAATGCAATAGGCTTCGGTATCCCAATAGGTACTTCCACCATACTTTTCTCCTGTAAATCCTTTTGGACCAATATTTAAGGTAGAATCTTTTCCTAAATAAGTTTGGTTTAATTGGAAAATATTAAAACGAATACCTTGTTGTGCTTTTACGTCACCATCGATTGTGATATCTGACATTTCCCAAATTTTTGACCAAGCTTCTTTTTGGTTCTCTAAAAGTGCATTAAACCCTAAATTGGAAGCAGTATCTAATGCTTTTTTGGCTGCTGCTACCAATTGATTTTTATCGTGGTTTCTATCTACTGTATAACCACCAAACTTTTGAATGCTTGCTGTTTCACCTGCATTTACAGAAACTGTATAGGTAAATGCAATAGCATTTGCTTGTTTATCTATTTCTGGTGTTTGCTCTTGTTTTGCATTATTTACAAAAACCGAAGACTGCATAAATGTGCAAGTATGGAAAGCCGTTTTCATGGTTTTTGCTTCAATAAACGCTTGCTCGTTTTCTGAACTTACATTTAAAGTGTCCCAAAATTGGTCGTCCCAATTGGTATCTTCATTGGTAATTCCTGAATCTAGATACGGTTGAAACTTAATAGTCGCTTTTTCGTTTAAAGGTGTTATTTGGTAATTAATAGCACCTACTTCATCTAAATCTAAGCTTAAAAAACGAAGTACTTTTACCTCAATTTCTAATTTATTTTGAAGCGTTGCAGTAAACGATCTAGATAACCAACCTTCTTGCATGTTAAGCTCCCTTCTAAAATTTGAAACCGAAACACAAGTATTTAAATCTAGTTGTTCTCCATTAATTTCTACATTAATACCTATCCAATTTGGAGCATTTAAAACTTTTGCAAAATACTCTGGATAGCCATTTTTCCACCAACCAACTCTGGTTTTGTCAGGATAATAAACGCCTGCAATGTAGCTACCTTGAAAGGTTGGACCTGTATATTGTTCTTCAAAATTTGCACGTTGACCCATTGCACCATTTCCGATGCTGAATAAACTTTCTGAAGACTTAACGCGATCTGCATCAAAACCTTCTTCAATAATAGACCAATTGTCTGGTTGTATATAATCTTGATTCATTTTTTATATTTATTTATTATTGCGAAGCATAAAATGAAGGGTTGTTTTTTTGATAAGATTTCTTCAATAACTTCGGAATAACGTGATTTTATCTGTTTATTAATTCTTGAATGAAGCTGTTTTCAATTTCTGTGAAATCTGAAAAAATATAATCTGCTTCATGTAATACGTCTTTTTCGCCTATACCAATAGAAATCATGTTTGCAGTATTTGCAGCTTGAACACCAGCTACAGAATCTTCAAAAACAATACAATCTTCTGGTTTCATGTTTAAATGTTGAGCTGCTATTAAAAACACTTCTGGATTTGGTTTAGCTTTGCTAACATCGTTACCATCAACAATAGCATCAAATTTTGAAAGTAAATGGACTTTTTCTAAAATTGGACGTGCATTTTTACTAGCAGAACCTAATGATATTGGCTGTTGGTTTTTGATTAAATAATCTAATATTTTTGGTACATCTGGTAAAATTTCTTCCTCAGTCATTTTAGTAATAAAGCTTAAATACTCTTCATTTTTTTTACCCATTAAAGATGTAAATAGTTCTTCTGAAATGGTTTTATTTCCCCATTCCAGTATTTTTTCTAATGATTTTACACGACTTACACCTTTAAGTTGTTCGTTTTGCTCGTGTGTAAAATCTATATCAATACTTTTAGCAAGGTTTTTCCATGCTAGAAAGTGATATTTTGCAGTGTCTACAATGACACCATCTAAATCGAATATGAATCCTTTTTTATTCATTTTTTAAATGTCTTCAGCTTGATAAGTAATTGCGTTTTTGTTTGTGATTAATAAGTTGCAAAGTCCTGCAATTATTAAACTTATTCCTGCAACTGTCATTGCATTTATAGCTTCATCTCCTAATAAACTAGAGACAAAGTTGATTCCGCCTAAGGCAGCAATAATTTGTGGAATAACAATAAACATGTTAAATATTCCCATAATTACTCCCATTTTTTTAGGATCTACAGAACTTGATAACATGGCGTAAGGCATAGATAAGATACTTCCCCAAGCAAAGCCAATTAATACAAAGCAATACTTAAGATGTTCTGGTGAAGTATAATTCATGGCTAAAAAACCAACACCTCCTAAAATTAGAGATCCCATATGCACTAGCTTACGGTTGATGCGTCTTTTTGAAGTGTACAACACTAGTAGTAATGCAAATGCCATAGAAGACAAACCGTAAATTCCCATTGCAGAACCTACTAAATTTGATGATTTCTGGAAGGCAGTATTTTGTGTGTCAAACGCTGCTTTTTGTACTGTATCTGCCATATCAAAAGCACTTTCTATTGGAGCTGGTGTATTAAATACATGCTCAGTTAGTGCTGGATTAGCCATACTCCACATAGTAAAAAACGCAAACCAAGAAAAGAATTGGATGACTCCTAATTTTTTCATGGTTAATGGCATGTTACCAATATTGTTTAAAATGTCTGGAATGAAGTTATTCTTTTTAGCTTTTTCACGCTCGAACTCTTCCATGTCTTCTGGAGGATATTCGGTTGTTGTAAATACTGTATAAAGAATACTAATTAAAAACACGAATGCTCCAATGGCGAATGCAATTTTTACAGAATCTGGTATCACACCAGAATCTGCAGCATCACTAACTCCAAATTGAGACACCATCCAAGGTAAATTACTGGCGACCCAAGTACCTATACCAATAATTAGCGTTTGAACCACAAACCCATAAGAGCGTTGAGATTCGGGAAGTTTGTCTGCAACAAGTGCTCTAAATGGCTCCATAGACACGTTAATTGATGCATCTAGAATCCATAAAAATCCTGCTGCGACCCAAAGTGCTGGAGAATAAGGCACAAAAAATAAAGCTAGAGAACTTAAAACTGCTCCTATTAAAAAATAAGGACGTCGTCTTCCCCATTTATTACTCCAAGTACGATCACTCATGTAACCAATAATGGGTTGGACTAGTAAACCTGTTAAAGGTGCTGCTATCCATAGTAATGGGATTTCGTCTTTACTTGCTCCTAATGTTTGAAATATTCGAGACATGAAGCCTCCTTGTAGTGCAAAACCAAATTGAATTCCTAAGAAACCAAAACTCATGTTCCAGATTTCCCAAAAACCAAGGGTACGCTTTTTCATAAATAGTAAGTTTAAATTATTACTATTTTGACAAGCATTTACTTATCAAAACTATATTACCTGAGAAGTAAAAATATATGTTTTGAATGCCGTAAAGATATAAAAGATTTTAATTGTGCAATGTTAAATTTTTATTTTGTGGAGTCACGCTCAATTAATTCGGTTTCAATAACTACGGTTTGATAATGTTCTTCCTCTTCTTCAATTTCAAGATTGTCGATTAATAAATCGGCAGCTTTTTCGCCCATTTGCTGTGCGTGCTGGCTTACAGTTGTTAAAGTTGGTGTTGCATGTTTAGACAACACACCATCTGTAAAACCAATAAACTGCACATCTTCTGGCACTCTTAAGTTTAATTTTCTAGCAACTTTCATTGCTGTTATTGCATAAATCTCATTAACCGCAAAAACGCCATCTATATTTTTATTTGCAGTAAATAGTGTTTCTATATCTTTTTCTAAAACTTCTAAATGATCGTCTGAAACCAAAGCATCGTCAACCTTTAATATAAGACTTCCTTTGGCTTTTATTTGTTTTTCCTCAAGAGCCTCTAAATAACCTTGTGTTCTAAGTTTACCAACACTTACATAATCTTTAGTAGTAATGATTGCGATGTTTTTACAACCTTTTTCAATTAATTTAAATACTGCTTTTTTACTACCATTTAAATCGTCTACTATAACCTTATCACATTGTATTTCATTTACTACACGATCGAACATTACAATTGGCATTCCTTGGTTAATTGTTTCGGTAAAATGATGATAATCTTGCTGCTGTAAGGTTTCTTTAGATATGGATAATATAAAACCATCTATACTTCCATTAGCCAGCATTTCCATATTTATAACCTCTTTAGAAAATGATTCGTTAGACAGCCCTACAATTACATTGTAACCACGTTTGTTTGCTACAAGCTCAATACCTCTAATAACCTTAGAAAAGAAATGATGTACAATTTCAGGAATAATAATTCCAATAGTTTTTGTCTTTCTATTCTTTAAACTTAATGCAATATTATTAGGTCTATAATTATAGAGCTTTGCAAAAGCTTGAACTTTTTGTCGGGTATCTTCACTTATTTCATTACTATTTCTAAGTGCTTTTGAAACCGTAGAAATAGATACATCTAATTCTCGAGCAATCTGTTTTAGTGTAATTTTTCGTTTCATTTTTATGAATTGTGGTTACAATAATCTCAAAAATACGAGGATTTATTGTTCATTTATTAAAATTGTTTAGATAAATGCGCAAAAAAAGAAAAAACAACGCTTTTTATTGCAAAATTAACAGACTAAAAAAAAAGTTGTCAACACGAAAACGTTTTCGTAACCCATAAAATATAGGGTTACCGATTAATTAACATAAAATTTACATAGTTTTAACGACGAGAAGTGAAAATATAAGTTAAAAATTAAACAACTAACTTAATAATATTGTATGAAAACAATTTTTAAAAGTGTACTATTCGTGTTATGTTTTATACCATTATTGGGTATTGCTCAAACAACGATTACAGGAACAGTAACAGAACAATCATCTTCACTACCGCTTCCTGGAGTGAATGTTATTGTAAAAGGTACAAACAATGGTACTGCTACAGACTTTGATGGTAAATATCAATTATCTGTTTCTAATGGAGATGTTTTAGAATTCTCTTTTTTAGGCTACATAAATCAGGAAGTAACATTCACAGGACAAACAACAATTAATATCGCTTTAGCCGAAGATGCTTCACAGTTAGATGAAGTAGTAATTATTGGTTATGGTAGTGTTAAAAAGGAAGATTTAACAGGATCTGTTGATGTTGTTTCCTCTAAAGACTTTAACAAAGGAGCTATTGTATCTACAGACCAACTACTTAGAGGTAAGGCTGCAGGTGTAAGAATTACAGATAGTGGTGGATCACCAGACTCTGCACCAACAATTAGAATTCGTGGTGGAGCTTCATTATTTGCAGACAATAGCCCATTAATAGTTATTGATGGTGTTCCTTTAGGAGGTCAAAATCCAGCTGGTGTTTCAAATCCTTTATCATTAATTAACCCAAATGATGTTGAAAGTTTTTCAATTTTAAAAGACGCTTCTGCAACTGCAATTTATGGTTCTAGAGCTTCTAACGGTGTTATAATTATAACTACTAAAAAAGGAACTTCTGGTGAGGCAAAATTTACGCTTTCAACTAATGTATCTATAGATTCTGCTGGTGATGGATTAGACATGATGAATAGTGAAGAATATGTTCGTTTTATTCGAGAATATCATCCAGAATTAGAAGGAAGTTTAGGCGTTCCTGTTGGAGAAGTTTCTACAAGCGAACCTTCACAAATAATAAACACCGTAGATGGACCAAGAGCTATTTATGATACAGATTGGAGAGAAGCCATATTAAGAACAGCTGTTTCTTCTAATACAAATTTTAGTGTTAGAGCTAATATTGGAGATAAGTTACCTTTTAGAGCCTCACTAGGATATAGTAATCTTGAAGGTGTTGTAAGAACAGACGATTACGAACGTTATAGTGCTGCATTAAAACTTACTCCAAAATTATTGAACGATAATTTAAAAGTAGATGCAAATGCTAAATTAACATATGCAGAAAAAAATGCTACAGATGCTGGTGGAGCTTTAGGTGGAGCAATTGTATTTGACCCAACAAAACCTGTATATGACAACAACTCTATTTTTGGAGGGTATTACACAAATACAGCATTAGATGGTTCTAGATTAATAATCGATGGTCAATCAAATCCTTTAGCACTTTTAGAGCAACGTGAGCGTCCAGAAGAAGCGTTTAGGTTTTTAGGAAACATACAATTAGATTATACAATGCCTTTTCTTCCTGAATTAAGAGCTGTAGTAAATCTTGGTTTAGATGCATCAAACTCTAAAATTGAAGAAAGTTTTAGCAACAATGCAATTTCTTCTTTTGGTATAGACTCAACAAATGGTGATGTCGTAGTTTTTAATCCAGGTGTTAGCTATAGAGAGAGACAAACTATTACAAACACAACTTTTGATTCATACTTACAGTATACTAAAAGTTTAGAAGAAAGTTTTATTAATAGCTATGATATTCAATTAGGTTACGCATATCAAAATTTTAAAACAGATGGTAACAGTGATCGTTTTAGAAATAATCCAGATACAGGTATTAGAGAAGTAGACTTTAATCCAGAAAACCCAACTAATAGATATTTTAACGACCAAAACTTACAATCATTTTTTGGACGTTCAAACATTAATATTTTAGATAAATATCTAATTACATTATCTTTAAGAGCAGATGCATCTTCATTTTTTGTAACAGATGATGTATGGGCAGATGAAGCTTGGGGATTTTTTCCTGCTGCTGCAGTAGCATGGAAAGTTAAAGAAGAAAACTTCTTAAAAGATGTAAATTTTGTGAATGATTTAAAAATAAGATTAGGATATGGTGAAACTGGACAGCAAAATATTGCTGGAGCTGTAGGATCTTATTATCCAACAAGTCCTCTATTTGCAGTTGGTTCTCAAAACAGTCAGTATTTACCTGGAGCTAACTTATACTCTGCTTTACCGTTTCAAACAGGCTTAACATGGGAAAAAACAGCAACATATAACCTTGGTTTAGACTTCAACTTTTTCAACCAAAGCTTGATAACTGGTTCGGTAGATGTGTTTAAAAGAAAAACTACAGATTTATTAACAGATGCTTTAATACCACCAGGACAAGGATTAACAGACTCGTTTATTAAAAACGTTGGTTCTACAGAAAGTGAAGGTTTTGAACTTAATTTAAACCTTAACCCAGTTCAAAATGAAAATTTCAACATTTCTTTTAACGGTAACATTTCTTACGCAATTACAGAAGTTACAGACTTAGGAGGAATTAATACACTAAGAACCGGAGGTACATTATTAGGTACTGGTTCTAACTTATTTTTCAATAAATTAGGGGAAGAACCTGGATTGGCAGGTGTATTTAAACAAGTTTATGATGCCTCAGGAAACCCTATTCCAGGTGCATTTGTAGATTTAAACGGTGACAATATTATAACAGAGGAAGATAAATACTTTGAAGCTTTAGCTCCAAACTGGACATTTGGTTTTGGGTTAAATGCTAACTATAAAAATTGGGATATCTCTGCTAGTTTCCGTGGTCAATTAGATGGAAAAATTTACGACTTCAACCAATTAAGATACGGAAATACATCTAGTGCAGAACCAAACAATAATACAAGCATAACTAATGTACTTAACTTTTATGACGGTGCAGCAAACCCAGTGTTTGATGAAGTTATTGGAAATACTCAATTTTCAGATTACTTCTTAGAAGATGCAGCTTTTTTAAGATGTCAAAATATTGTTTTAGGTTATAACTTTAATGAAAACTTTATAAAAGACACTCGAATGAGAGTATATGGATCTGTAAACAACCCATTTATTTTAACAAATTACGATGGTCAAGACCCAGAGAATAATGGAGGTATTGATGGAGCTTTCTATCCAAGACCTACAACTATAAGTTTTGGTGTAAACGTTGATTTTTAAAAAAACTATGATTATGAAAAAAGTAATATTAACATTTTTAGGTTTGGCTTTACTTACAACAGTATCGTCTTGTGTGGACGACTTAGACACAGAGCCTAAAGTAGAATTAACGCTAGAACAACTTCTAGCAG from Lacinutrix sp. 5H-3-7-4 includes the following:
- a CDS encoding TonB-dependent receptor, which translates into the protein MKTIFKSVLFVLCFIPLLGIAQTTITGTVTEQSSSLPLPGVNVIVKGTNNGTATDFDGKYQLSVSNGDVLEFSFLGYINQEVTFTGQTTINIALAEDASQLDEVVIIGYGSVKKEDLTGSVDVVSSKDFNKGAIVSTDQLLRGKAAGVRITDSGGSPDSAPTIRIRGGASLFADNSPLIVIDGVPLGGQNPAGVSNPLSLINPNDVESFSILKDASATAIYGSRASNGVIIITTKKGTSGEAKFTLSTNVSIDSAGDGLDMMNSEEYVRFIREYHPELEGSLGVPVGEVSTSEPSQIINTVDGPRAIYDTDWREAILRTAVSSNTNFSVRANIGDKLPFRASLGYSNLEGVVRTDDYERYSAALKLTPKLLNDNLKVDANAKLTYAEKNATDAGGALGGAIVFDPTKPVYDNNSIFGGYYTNTALDGSRLIIDGQSNPLALLEQRERPEEAFRFLGNIQLDYTMPFLPELRAVVNLGLDASNSKIEESFSNNAISSFGIDSTNGDVVVFNPGVSYRERQTITNTTFDSYLQYTKSLEESFINSYDIQLGYAYQNFKTDGNSDRFRNNPDTGIREVDFNPENPTNRYFNDQNLQSFFGRSNINILDKYLITLSLRADASSFFVTDDVWADEAWGFFPAAAVAWKVKEENFLKDVNFVNDLKIRLGYGETGQQNIAGAVGSYYPTSPLFAVGSQNSQYLPGANLYSALPFQTGLTWEKTATYNLGLDFNFFNQSLITGSVDVFKRKTTDLLTDALIPPGQGLTDSFIKNVGSTESEGFELNLNLNPVQNENFNISFNGNISYAITEVTDLGGINTLRTGGTLLGTGSNLFFNKLGEEPGLAGVFKQVYDASGNPIPGAFVDLNGDNIITEEDKYFEALAPNWTFGFGLNANYKNWDISASFRGQLDGKIYDFNQLRYGNTSSAEPNNNTSITNVLNFYDGAANPVFDEVIGNTQFSDYFLEDAAFLRCQNIVLGYNFNENFIKDTRMRVYGSVNNPFILTNYDGQDPENNGGIDGAFYPRPTTISFGVNVDF
- a CDS encoding MFS transporter; the protein is MKKRTLGFWEIWNMSFGFLGIQFGFALQGGFMSRIFQTLGASKDEIPLLWIAAPLTGLLVQPIIGYMSDRTWSNKWGRRRPYFLIGAVLSSLALFFVPYSPALWVAAGFLWILDASINVSMEPFRALVADKLPESQRSYGFVVQTLIIGIGTWVASNLPWMVSQFGVSDAADSGVIPDSVKIAFAIGAFVFLISILYTVFTTTEYPPEDMEEFEREKAKKNNFIPDILNNIGNMPLTMKKLGVIQFFSWFAFFTMWSMANPALTEHVFNTPAPIESAFDMADTVQKAAFDTQNTAFQKSSNLVGSAMGIYGLSSMAFALLLVLYTSKRRINRKLVHMGSLILGGVGFLAMNYTSPEHLKYCFVLIGFAWGSILSMPYAMLSSSVDPKKMGVIMGIFNMFIVIPQIIAALGGINFVSSLLGDEAINAMTVAGISLIIAGLCNLLITNKNAITYQAEDI
- a CDS encoding LacI family DNA-binding transcriptional regulator gives rise to the protein MKRKITLKQIARELDVSISTVSKALRNSNEISEDTRQKVQAFAKLYNYRPNNIALSLKNRKTKTIGIIIPEIVHHFFSKVIRGIELVANKRGYNVIVGLSNESFSKEVINMEMLANGSIDGFILSISKETLQQQDYHHFTETINQGMPIVMFDRVVNEIQCDKVIVDDLNGSKKAVFKLIEKGCKNIAIITTKDYVSVGKLRTQGYLEALEEKQIKAKGSLILKVDDALVSDDHLEVLEKDIETLFTANKNIDGVFAVNEIYAITAMKVARKLNLRVPEDVQFIGFTDGVLSKHATPTLTTVSQHAQQMGEKAADLLIDNLEIEEEEEHYQTVVIETELIERDSTK
- the pgmB gene encoding beta-phosphoglucomutase, which translates into the protein MNKKGFIFDLDGVIVDTAKYHFLAWKNLAKSIDIDFTHEQNEQLKGVSRVKSLEKILEWGNKTISEELFTSLMGKKNEEYLSFITKMTEEEILPDVPKILDYLIKNQQPISLGSASKNARPILEKVHLLSKFDAIVDGNDVSKAKPNPEVFLIAAQHLNMKPEDCIVFEDSVAGVQAANTANMISIGIGEKDVLHEADYIFSDFTEIENSFIQELINR
- a CDS encoding glycoside hydrolase family 13 protein, with amino-acid sequence MKKLIPLALVILISVSFSCQKETEKIPTSEVVTEVKNDIERIEPPHWWIGFNNTQVQLLVKHPNISEATPSINYAGVSIEKVHKADSPNYLFLDLNISESAKAGQFNIHFKLNEEKELVQTYEVKARVKEASDYQGFDSTDAIYLITPDRFANGDTSNDINERLKEKTINREDDYARHGGDLRGIIQHLDYIEAMGFTQIWPCPLLTNDMSRSSYHGYAMTDFYQVDPRYGSLEEYQELATKAKEKGIGLIMDQVANHCGSEHWWMQDLPFKDWVNQQESFENNKPLNNSNHRRTSNQDLYASKRDKKEMAEGWFVPTMPDLNQRNPFMANYIIQNSIWWVETLKLSGIRQDTYPYPDKNFMSNWAGAIMNEYPNFSIVGEEWSTNPLLIAYWQEGHDNKDGYDSNLRSTMDFAMQKNTVDALNEAEKWDTGLVKIYEGLANDFAYASPKDIMVFPDNHDMSRIFTQLKGDVPNTKMALSYLLSLPRIPQLYYGTEILMNDFAKPGDHGLIRTDFPGGWQDDTVNAFSGEGLTDAQKDMQLFLKKVLNYRKSSDAIHHGKTIHFAPFMGTYFLFRVIEGETVVLIINKNEKPITIDLNRYSEIGLDGKPLNNIITGEVVGWNNELTLKERGVLLLTTKI
- a CDS encoding glycoside hydrolase family 65 protein; translated protein: MNQDYIQPDNWSIIEEGFDADRVKSSESLFSIGNGAMGQRANFEEQYTGPTFQGSYIAGVYYPDKTRVGWWKNGYPEYFAKVLNAPNWIGINVEINGEQLDLNTCVSVSNFRRELNMQEGWLSRSFTATLQNKLEIEVKVLRFLSLDLDEVGAINYQITPLNEKATIKFQPYLDSGITNEDTNWDDQFWDTLNVSSENEQAFIEAKTMKTAFHTCTFMQSSVFVNNAKQEQTPEIDKQANAIAFTYTVSVNAGETASIQKFGGYTVDRNHDKNQLVAAAKKALDTASNLGFNALLENQKEAWSKIWEMSDITIDGDVKAQQGIRFNIFQLNQTYLGKDSTLNIGPKGFTGEKYGGSTYWDTEAYCIPFYMATKDQKVARNLLQYRYNHLEKAIENAEKLGFNNGAALYPMVTMNGEECHNEWEITFEEIHRNGAIAFAIFNYYRYTGDYSYIPEMGLEVLIGIARFWQQRATFSTDKNKYVILGVTGPNEYENNINNNFYTNYLAKWCIDYALQQIEKVKEGYNDDYLRVSVKTKITDNELEAWKKVADNMFFPYSEKHQVYLQQDGFLDKELITVADLPKEDRPINQKWSWDRILRSPYIKQADTLQGFYFFEDQFSTEELKRHFDFYEPFTVHESSLSPCVHSIQAAKLDQMEQAYTFYLRTSRLDLDDYNKEVEEGLHITSMAGTWMSIVEGFGGMRVKNDMLNFEPRIPKEWDAYSFKVNFRDQILKVNVSQAETTFELEGNTDLNIFVNDNPITVSPNNLVKI